A genomic stretch from Streptomyces sp. QL37 includes:
- a CDS encoding helix-turn-helix transcriptional regulator, with product MRPRSGPTVEHRVLAARLRMLRERAGVSLQAASVALGAHPATVRRIERAETGLDAHQVRVLLERYAVTAEEAEPIMAGIAAANLPGWWHAWRDAMDPWQQEVIGIESSAALVRTWHPALVPELLRTPAYEAALCRSLTADPPPRRDRHLELLAERQRRLEARGAVLWALFPAAALHTTVGGPSVMAGQRAVLEEAAHRQHLTVQVVPLDAPPHAMTGVPPLHLLRVPAPEIGDRAVLETAGARVDIIDEPAVVMDYRIRLDSACAVAPHPGSPLPEAGRGTGNP from the coding sequence ATGAGGCCCCGGTCCGGCCCCACCGTCGAACACCGTGTCCTGGCGGCGCGCCTGCGGATGCTCCGGGAACGAGCGGGCGTCAGCCTCCAGGCGGCTTCGGTGGCACTCGGTGCCCACCCCGCGACCGTCCGGCGCATCGAGCGTGCCGAGACCGGGCTCGACGCCCACCAGGTCCGTGTCCTCCTCGAGCGTTACGCCGTCACCGCCGAGGAGGCCGAGCCGATCATGGCGGGCATCGCGGCCGCGAACCTGCCGGGCTGGTGGCACGCGTGGCGGGACGCGATGGACCCCTGGCAGCAGGAGGTCATCGGTATCGAGTCCTCCGCCGCACTCGTCCGGACCTGGCACCCGGCTCTGGTCCCGGAGCTCCTGCGCACCCCTGCCTACGAGGCGGCCCTGTGCCGCAGCCTGACCGCCGATCCGCCGCCACGACGCGACCGGCACCTCGAACTGCTCGCGGAGCGCCAGCGCCGCCTCGAGGCGCGTGGCGCGGTCCTCTGGGCGCTCTTCCCGGCCGCCGCCCTCCATACGACGGTCGGCGGACCGTCCGTGATGGCAGGACAACGGGCGGTGCTGGAGGAGGCGGCCCACCGGCAGCACCTCACGGTGCAGGTCGTGCCCCTCGACGCCCCACCGCACGCGATGACCGGTGTGCCACCGCTGCACCTGCTGCGCGTACCGGCCCCGGAGATCGGCGACCGCGCGGTCCTGGAGACCGCGGGGGCCCGGGTGGACATCATCGACGAACCGGCCGTCGTCATGGACTACCGCATCCGGCTGGACAGTGCGTGCGCGGTCGCCCCGCACCCGGGTTCGCCGCTGCCGGAAGCCGGCCGGGGCACCGGAAACCCCTGA
- a CDS encoding WhiB family transcriptional regulator — translation MDNWRMHAACREEDPDLFFPIGTTGPALVQAEEAKAVCGTCPVREQCLEWALENGQDSGVWGGMDENERRALKRRRARQQARSHG, via the coding sequence ATGGACAACTGGCGGATGCACGCGGCATGCCGCGAAGAGGACCCGGACCTGTTCTTCCCCATCGGCACCACCGGGCCCGCGCTCGTACAGGCCGAGGAGGCCAAGGCCGTCTGCGGGACCTGTCCCGTGCGGGAACAGTGCCTGGAGTGGGCGCTGGAGAATGGACAGGACTCGGGCGTGTGGGGAGGTATGGACGAGAACGAGCGCCGTGCCCTGAAGCGCCGTCGCGCCCGTCAACAGGCCAGGAGCCACGGGTGA
- a CDS encoding YkvA family protein: MDTSVWLIIGALVLLLMAGAALVLLVRVIRARRLLVDAGIPLRNKALVWAAVIYTVSPVDLLPDPVYLDDIGFLLLALRSLHAAAGAVRGRPAMTEKETGGNLSASGSN, encoded by the coding sequence ATGGACACCTCGGTCTGGCTCATCATCGGCGCGCTCGTACTCCTGCTCATGGCAGGCGCCGCCCTCGTCCTGCTGGTACGTGTGATCCGGGCCAGAAGGCTCCTCGTCGACGCCGGCATCCCTCTGCGGAACAAGGCGCTCGTCTGGGCGGCGGTGATCTACACCGTGTCGCCCGTGGACCTTCTGCCGGATCCCGTCTACCTCGACGACATCGGCTTCCTGCTGCTCGCGCTGCGCTCACTGCACGCCGCGGCCGGTGCGGTACGGGGGCGGCCCGCCATGACGGAGAAGGAGACCGGCGGCAACCTTTCGGCGTCCGGGAGCAACTGA
- a CDS encoding rhamnogalacturonan lyase, translating to MEPLLPHTDSRPRRRRRITRTRTLVGALAAGLLAAGGLVALGPASQAATARQAEALDRGVVSVHTDSGNLVSWRWLGTDPDNVSFNVYRAGTKVNASPVTASTNYFHSGAPATADYTVRAVVDGVEQSDSVHAIQFRAGYKDVPISPPAGGTTPDGVAYTYEANDASVGDLDGDGALDFVLKWQPTNAKDNSQSGYTGNTIIDGIRLDGTRLWRIDLGRNIRSGAHYTQFQVYDYDGDGQAEVAMKTADGSVDGAGKVIGSSSADYRNSSGYILSGPEFLTMFNGRTGAAMGTVDYVPARGTVSSWGDSYGNRVDRFLAGTAYLDGARPSLIMARGYYTRSVIAAWDWRGGAFTRRWTFDTNSSTNSGKGYDGQGNHQLSIADADGDGKDEIIYGAMAVDDNGSGLWTTKNGHGDAMHVGDLDPSRSGLEEFKVDEDSSKPSSWMADAKSGQILWSTPASGDNGRGVSGDIWSGSAGAESWSSAVSGVRGPKGDVVTSRKPSSSNFLSWWDGDTTRELLDGTHIDKYGTSADTRLLTGASVHSGNGTKATPAISGDIFGDWREEVVWPTTNNTALRIYSTPYETSTKITTLLHDTMYRTALAWQNTAYNQPPHPSFAIGSGMATAPRPSVTTP from the coding sequence GTGGAGCCTCTGCTTCCCCACACCGATTCCCGTCCCCGCCGCAGACGCCGCATCACCCGCACCCGCACGCTGGTCGGCGCCCTGGCGGCCGGGCTGCTCGCCGCCGGCGGGCTCGTAGCACTCGGACCCGCCTCGCAGGCCGCCACCGCGCGGCAGGCCGAGGCGCTCGACCGCGGCGTCGTCAGCGTGCACACCGACAGCGGAAACCTCGTCAGCTGGCGCTGGCTCGGTACCGACCCCGACAACGTGTCGTTCAACGTCTACCGGGCGGGCACCAAGGTCAACGCCTCGCCGGTCACCGCCTCGACGAACTACTTCCACTCCGGCGCGCCCGCCACCGCCGACTACACGGTGCGCGCGGTCGTCGACGGCGTGGAGCAGAGCGACTCCGTGCACGCGATCCAGTTCCGCGCCGGATACAAGGACGTGCCCATCAGCCCGCCCGCCGGGGGGACGACACCCGACGGGGTCGCCTACACCTACGAGGCCAACGACGCGTCCGTCGGCGACCTGGACGGCGACGGCGCCCTCGACTTCGTGCTGAAGTGGCAGCCCACCAACGCCAAGGACAACTCCCAGTCCGGTTACACGGGCAACACGATCATCGACGGGATCCGTCTCGACGGCACCCGGCTCTGGCGGATCGACCTCGGACGCAACATCCGCTCGGGCGCGCACTACACGCAGTTCCAGGTGTACGACTACGACGGTGACGGCCAGGCCGAGGTGGCGATGAAGACCGCCGACGGCAGCGTCGACGGTGCCGGAAAGGTCATCGGCAGTTCCTCCGCCGACTACCGCAACTCCTCCGGATACATCCTGTCCGGACCCGAGTTCCTGACGATGTTCAACGGCAGGACCGGCGCGGCGATGGGCACCGTCGACTACGTCCCCGCACGCGGCACGGTGTCCTCGTGGGGCGACTCGTACGGCAACCGGGTCGACCGCTTCCTCGCCGGCACGGCCTATCTGGACGGTGCCAGGCCGTCCCTGATCATGGCGCGCGGCTACTACACGCGCAGCGTCATCGCCGCCTGGGACTGGCGGGGCGGCGCCTTCACCCGCCGCTGGACCTTCGACACGAACAGCTCGACCAACTCCGGCAAGGGATACGACGGCCAGGGCAACCACCAGCTCTCCATCGCCGACGCCGACGGTGACGGCAAGGACGAGATCATCTACGGAGCCATGGCCGTGGACGACAACGGCAGCGGGCTGTGGACGACGAAGAACGGCCACGGGGACGCCATGCACGTGGGGGACCTCGACCCGTCCAGGTCGGGCCTGGAGGAGTTCAAGGTCGACGAGGACAGCTCCAAGCCCTCGTCGTGGATGGCGGACGCCAAGTCCGGTCAGATCCTCTGGTCCACCCCGGCGAGCGGCGACAACGGACGCGGCGTGTCCGGTGACATCTGGTCCGGCAGCGCGGGCGCCGAGTCCTGGTCCTCCGCCGTCTCCGGTGTGCGCGGGCCGAAGGGCGACGTGGTCACCAGCCGTAAGCCGTCCAGCTCCAACTTCCTGTCCTGGTGGGACGGCGACACGACCCGTGAACTACTCGACGGCACCCACATCGACAAATACGGCACCTCGGCCGACACCCGCCTGCTGACCGGGGCCTCCGTCCACTCCGGCAACGGCACCAAGGCCACGCCCGCGATCTCCGGGGACATCTTCGGCGACTGGCGCGAGGAAGTGGTCTGGCCGACCACCAACAACACCGCGCTGCGGATCTACTCCACGCCGTACGAGACCAGCACGAAGATCACCACTCTGCTCCACGACACCATGTACCGGACCGCGCTGGCCTGGCAGAACACCGCGTACAACCAGCCGCCGCACCCCAGCTTCGCGATCGGCAGCGGGATGGCTACCGCGCCCCGGCCGAGCGTCACCACGCCGTAG